A portion of the Staphylococcus felis genome contains these proteins:
- a CDS encoding thioredoxin family protein, translating into MKKLESEQQYQSLKQSKTVFLFSANWCPDCRVIEPDLPKIEEKFSQFEFVRVDRDAFIDLAIEEGVMGIPSFIVYQDGNRIGDYIGKERKTIDQIDQFMSQFV; encoded by the coding sequence ATGAAAAAATTAGAATCAGAACAGCAATATCAAAGTTTAAAACAATCAAAGACAGTTTTTCTGTTTTCAGCGAACTGGTGCCCGGATTGTCGCGTTATTGAACCTGATTTACCCAAAATAGAAGAGAAGTTTTCACAATTTGAATTTGTACGCGTTGATCGTGATGCATTTATAGATTTAGCCATTGAAGAAGGTGTGATGGGTATTCCAAGTTTCATTGTATACCAGGATGGAAACCGTATCGGTGATTACATTGGCAAGGAAAGAAAGACAATTGATCAAATTGATCAATTTATGAGTCAGTTTGTATAA
- a CDS encoding M42 family metallopeptidase has product MSQNTIEKIKILTELHGAPNFEHQIRDYMKNEMKPFVDEFIDDRMGGFYGIKRSKNKNAKRVMISAHMDEIGFMITEVTENGFIKFTALGGVANDIWQGQRLKILTSNNEEVVGVVANIPKHFRSGKESAPKIEELLLDIGVESREEVLNRSIQIGDPIVPHTELLQLSQNRFASKAWDNRYGCVIALEILEQLENVELDFDLYVGANVQEEVGLRGAEVSSRLINPDVAFVVDCSPANDMKGRQGLSGVLGEGALLRIKDGTMLLKRSFKAFLKQVACDNDILYQHYISPGGTDGGVIHKSNIGVPTAVIGVCARYIHSSDAVFDIRDYEQAKQWLYAAIKALDERTIKKLQYE; this is encoded by the coding sequence ATGTCTCAAAATACAATTGAAAAAATTAAAATATTAACAGAACTTCACGGAGCTCCAAATTTTGAACATCAAATTCGGGATTATATGAAAAATGAGATGAAACCTTTTGTAGATGAATTTATAGATGATCGTATGGGCGGGTTTTATGGTATCAAACGAAGCAAAAACAAAAATGCGAAACGGGTAATGATATCTGCACATATGGATGAAATAGGTTTTATGATTACAGAAGTGACAGAGAATGGTTTTATTAAATTCACAGCACTTGGTGGCGTTGCTAACGATATTTGGCAGGGACAAAGACTTAAAATACTCACTTCCAATAATGAAGAAGTGGTTGGAGTAGTTGCAAATATACCTAAACATTTTCGTTCGGGAAAAGAAAGCGCTCCTAAAATTGAAGAATTACTTCTTGATATTGGAGTAGAGAGTAGGGAAGAAGTATTAAATCGATCTATTCAAATTGGTGATCCAATTGTCCCACATACCGAACTTTTACAATTATCACAAAATAGATTTGCATCTAAAGCTTGGGATAACCGTTATGGGTGTGTCATTGCATTAGAAATCTTAGAGCAATTGGAAAATGTCGAACTTGATTTTGATTTATACGTTGGAGCAAATGTGCAAGAAGAAGTGGGGCTTAGAGGTGCTGAAGTTTCAAGTCGTCTTATTAATCCGGATGTGGCTTTTGTAGTGGATTGTTCTCCAGCTAATGATATGAAAGGGAGACAAGGATTGTCTGGTGTTCTGGGTGAAGGAGCCTTATTACGAATTAAAGATGGTACGATGCTTCTGAAACGCTCCTTCAAAGCGTTTTTGAAACAAGTAGCGTGTGATAATGACATTCTCTATCAGCACTATATATCACCTGGTGGAACTGATGGCGGCGTTATTCATAAATCAAATATTGGTGTACCGACAGCAGTGATTGGAGTATGTGCACGCTACATCCATAGCTCTGATGCAGTATTTGATATTCGTGATTATGAACAAGCAAAGCAGTGGTTGTATGCTGCAATCAAAGCACTTGATGAGAGAACAATTAAAAAGTTACAATACGAATAA
- a CDS encoding YtnP family quorum-quenching lactonase has protein sequence MKIGHFQIDALNGGFTQMDGGAIFGVVPKPLWEKRYPVNSNNQVPLVTHPILIRTGEKNILIDAGIGNGKLTDKQLRNYGVKEESSIVDSLKMYNLTPDDIDLVLMTHLHFDHATGLTDRNGNAIFQNALHFIQQDEYHEFLAPNIRSRATYWTQNQGTYENRLVLFENEVEPYPGITMTHTGGHSYGHSIIEIKSENESAVHMADILSTTAHVNPLWVTAYDDYPMQSIREKERRTSYYAMNDYWFLFYHDVHYLAVKFSQDLKSITSTIERPVFDNDSSKEK, from the coding sequence ATGAAAATAGGGCATTTTCAAATTGACGCTTTAAATGGTGGTTTCACGCAAATGGATGGTGGGGCAATATTTGGTGTTGTCCCAAAACCGCTATGGGAAAAAAGATACCCTGTTAATTCAAACAACCAAGTGCCACTGGTAACACATCCTATTCTGATTCGTACGGGAGAAAAAAACATATTGATTGATGCAGGTATAGGGAATGGTAAATTGACGGATAAACAACTCAGAAACTATGGTGTTAAAGAAGAGTCAAGTATTGTAGATTCTTTAAAAATGTATAACTTAACACCAGATGATATTGATTTAGTGTTAATGACGCATTTACATTTTGATCATGCTACAGGATTAACTGATAGAAATGGTAATGCGATATTTCAAAATGCCTTACATTTTATTCAACAAGATGAATATCATGAATTTTTAGCACCAAATATTCGAAGCCGAGCTACGTATTGGACACAAAACCAAGGCACATATGAAAATCGGTTAGTTTTATTTGAAAATGAGGTAGAGCCTTATCCTGGAATCACAATGACGCATACAGGAGGTCATAGTTACGGACATTCAATAATAGAAATTAAAAGTGAGAATGAAAGTGCAGTGCACATGGCCGATATTTTATCGACGACAGCTCACGTTAACCCGTTGTGGGTGACAGCTTATGACGATTATCCAATGCAGTCTATACGCGAAAAGGAACGAAGAACAAGCTATTATGCTATGAATGACTATTGGTTTTTATTTTATCATGATGTGCATTACTTAGCTGTCAAATTTTCTCAGGACTTAAAAAGTATCACTTCAACTATTGAAAGACCAGTATTTGATAATGATTCATCAAAAGAAAAGTAA
- the trmB gene encoding tRNA (guanosine(46)-N7)-methyltransferase TrmB: MRMRNKPWAEDYLREHLDCVDLDGDHAQSIREWFNNDNPIHIEVGSGMGKFITTLASQNPHINYISIERDKNVMIRVLDKVIDQNLTNIKLLCNDAVQLTEYFKPHEIERIYLNFSDPWPKKRHAKRRLTYHTFLEIYQHILSTDGEIHFKTDNRGLFAYSLESMSEFGMYFTKINLNLHEEDTGDNIPTEYEYKFSEKGSRIYRMEAKFHQ, from the coding sequence ATGAGAATGAGAAACAAACCATGGGCTGAAGATTATTTGAGGGAACATTTAGATTGTGTCGATTTAGATGGAGATCATGCTCAATCTATTCGTGAATGGTTCAATAATGACAACCCTATTCACATTGAAGTTGGTTCAGGTATGGGGAAATTTATTACAACACTAGCATCACAAAATCCTCACATCAATTACATATCTATTGAGCGCGATAAAAATGTGATGATTCGGGTTTTAGATAAAGTGATTGATCAAAATTTAACAAACATTAAGCTGCTGTGTAATGATGCTGTTCAGCTCACTGAATATTTTAAGCCTCACGAGATTGAACGCATTTACCTTAACTTTTCAGATCCTTGGCCTAAAAAGAGACATGCTAAAAGAAGGTTGACATATCATACTTTTTTAGAAATCTACCAGCACATATTGTCAACTGATGGTGAAATTCATTTTAAAACTGACAATAGAGGATTATTTGCGTATAGTCTTGAAAGTATGTCTGAATTTGGGATGTATTTTACAAAAATTAATCTTAACCTTCATGAAGAAGACACTGGTGATAATATTCCAACTGAATATGAATATAAATTCTCAGAAAAAGGGTCGAGAATTTATAGAATGGAAGCAAAATTTCATCAGTAA
- a CDS encoding phosphotransferase family protein gives MEQFYQLGWTLDSAGGASGEAYMAEQDGQKLFLKRNSNPFIAALSAEGIVPKLVWTKRIETGEVVTAQHWKNGRELSSYEMKQNRVALLLKKIHDSRPLLTMLKRMGMEPITPQIMFKKINASLSREVMTHHIVRKALIYLEEHMPEFDPRFYTVVHGDVNHNNWLLSDKDELFLVDWEGAMIADPAIDIGMLLYNYVPENSWSPWFNTYGVNESMNLKRRMKWYAVIQSIGMVQWNEEHKRYKDMNTWLEFLNEVMNRNIFI, from the coding sequence GTGGAGCAGTTTTATCAGCTAGGTTGGACTCTTGATTCAGCGGGTGGTGCATCAGGTGAAGCTTATATGGCAGAACAAGATGGGCAAAAATTATTTTTAAAACGGAATTCAAATCCTTTTATTGCAGCACTATCGGCCGAGGGCATCGTTCCTAAGCTTGTATGGACTAAGCGAATTGAAACAGGTGAAGTTGTTACCGCTCAACACTGGAAAAATGGAAGAGAATTAAGCTCATATGAAATGAAGCAAAATCGAGTGGCTTTATTATTAAAGAAAATACATGACTCTCGGCCTTTATTAACAATGCTAAAGCGCATGGGTATGGAGCCTATTACACCACAAATTATGTTCAAAAAAATTAATGCGTCACTTTCTAGAGAAGTCATGACACATCACATTGTACGAAAAGCATTAATTTATTTAGAAGAGCATATGCCAGAATTTGATCCGCGTTTTTATACAGTTGTACACGGAGATGTGAACCATAACAATTGGTTATTATCTGATAAAGATGAATTATTCCTTGTTGATTGGGAAGGGGCTATGATAGCTGACCCAGCAATTGATATAGGTATGTTGCTTTACAACTATGTTCCTGAAAATAGTTGGTCGCCATGGTTCAATACATATGGTGTAAATGAATCTATGAATTTAAAGCGCCGTATGAAGTGGTATGCTGTGATACAATCAATCGGTATGGTTCAGTGGAATGAGGAACATAAGCGATACAAAGATATGAATACGTGGTTAGAGTTTTTAAATGAGGTTATGAACCGCAATATATTCATATAA
- the dat gene encoding D-amino-acid transaminase yields the protein MNKILINGKFVDEHEATVAYNDRGYNFGDGIYEYIRIYDGKLFTAREHFERMLRSASEIGLDLNDSVDDLISLVRELAEINHVSNGGIYIQATRGISPRNHAFPTPPVEPVITGFATAYQRPFKELNEGVSVVTTEDIRWLRCDIKSLNLLGNVLAKEYATKYNAVEAIQHREGIVTEGASSNAYAIKDGIVYSHPTNHLILNGITRQVIKWICEDENIIFKDEAFTVDFLKDADEVFISSTSAEVMPVVKIDGEDVNDGNVGAITRQLQKGFERYIDSHSVS from the coding sequence ATGAATAAAATACTGATCAATGGTAAGTTTGTCGACGAGCACGAAGCTACTGTAGCTTATAACGATCGAGGTTATAATTTTGGTGATGGCATTTATGAGTATATTCGTATTTATGATGGGAAATTATTTACAGCACGCGAACATTTTGAAAGAATGCTTAGAAGTGCGTCTGAAATTGGTTTAGATTTAAACGATTCTGTAGATGATTTAATAAGTCTTGTGCGTGAATTAGCAGAGATAAATCATGTAAGTAATGGCGGGATTTATATTCAAGCCACTCGAGGCATTTCTCCTCGTAACCATGCATTTCCTACTCCTCCAGTAGAACCTGTAATAACGGGATTTGCGACTGCTTATCAACGCCCATTCAAAGAATTAAATGAAGGTGTGTCTGTAGTAACAACAGAGGACATACGTTGGTTAAGATGTGACATCAAAAGTTTAAACTTATTGGGAAATGTTTTGGCTAAAGAATATGCAACCAAATATAATGCTGTAGAAGCGATTCAACATCGAGAAGGCATTGTGACTGAAGGTGCGTCTAGTAATGCCTATGCAATAAAAGATGGCATCGTGTACTCACACCCTACAAATCACTTGATTTTAAACGGCATTACACGACAAGTTATTAAATGGATTTGTGAAGATGAAAATATTATCTTTAAGGATGAAGCTTTCACTGTAGACTTTTTGAAAGATGCTGATGAAGTGTTTATCTCTAGTACATCAGCAGAAGTGATGCCTGTTGTAAAAATTGATGGTGAAGACGTTAATGATGGTAACGTAGGGGCTATCACGCGCCAATTACAAAAAGGATTTGAAAGATATATCGATTCACATTCAGTATCATAA
- the pepV gene encoding dipeptidase PepV, whose protein sequence is MWREKVKEYETQMIEDLNGLLKIKSVRDDSEATEDAPVGPGPKAALEYMYQLAKRDGFNTYDTDHLAGRIEVGKGDELFGILGHVDVVPAGNDWDSDPFDPVVTEDKIIARGTLDDKGPTIAAYYAVKILNEMNVDWKKRIHIIIGTDEESDWKCTERYFKTEEMPTIGIAPDAEFPLIHGEKGITTFDFVQTSLSQDDDEPEIELLHFSSGERYNMVPDLATTSVLVKENMTNTIQHFEAFLEEHQLKGHYEVDSGKLILSVNGVAVHGMDPSIGVNAGMYLVHFLNTLNLNQSAKKWTEFGDMYLFDSHFGEKMGMKFHTDHMGDVTTNIGVIQYDNKQGGKYGVNLRFPEGFHFEQSIQAFEKEINKDGFKIDMGKIQQPHFVNPEDPFIEKLLTAYRNQTGDMRPSFTIGGGTYARNLDKGVAFGAMFEDSVDLMHQKNEYITKKQLFNATSIYLEAIYAVCVEG, encoded by the coding sequence ATGTGGAGAGAAAAAGTAAAAGAATATGAAACTCAAATGATTGAGGATTTGAATGGATTATTAAAGATTAAGTCTGTAAGAGACGACAGCGAAGCAACAGAAGATGCTCCAGTTGGTCCTGGACCTAAAGCAGCTTTAGAATATATGTATCAACTTGCAAAAAGAGATGGATTTAATACATATGACACGGATCACTTAGCAGGGCGTATTGAGGTAGGGAAAGGTGACGAATTGTTTGGTATCTTAGGCCATGTTGATGTCGTACCAGCTGGCAATGATTGGGACTCTGATCCGTTCGATCCAGTCGTTACAGAAGATAAAATCATTGCACGTGGTACATTAGATGACAAAGGACCTACTATTGCAGCATATTACGCTGTCAAAATTTTAAACGAAATGAATGTTGATTGGAAAAAAAGAATTCATATTATCATAGGTACAGATGAAGAGTCTGATTGGAAATGTACAGAACGTTATTTTAAAACAGAAGAAATGCCAACAATTGGGATAGCACCTGATGCAGAGTTTCCTCTTATTCATGGTGAAAAAGGAATTACAACGTTTGATTTTGTTCAAACATCATTATCACAAGATGACGATGAGCCCGAAATTGAATTATTGCATTTTTCATCTGGTGAACGATACAACATGGTCCCTGACCTTGCAACTACAAGTGTATTAGTGAAAGAGAATATGACTAATACAATCCAGCATTTTGAAGCATTTTTAGAAGAGCATCAACTTAAAGGTCATTATGAGGTGGATAGTGGCAAATTAATACTAAGTGTAAACGGAGTGGCTGTTCACGGAATGGACCCTTCTATTGGTGTAAATGCAGGTATGTATTTAGTCCACTTTTTAAATACTTTAAACTTAAACCAAAGTGCTAAAAAATGGACTGAGTTCGGTGATATGTATTTATTCGATTCTCATTTTGGTGAAAAAATGGGCATGAAATTTCATACAGATCATATGGGTGATGTCACAACGAATATAGGCGTTATTCAATATGATAATAAACAAGGTGGCAAATATGGTGTGAATTTAAGATTTCCAGAAGGCTTTCATTTTGAGCAGTCTATTCAAGCGTTTGAAAAAGAAATTAACAAAGACGGGTTCAAAATTGATATGGGAAAAATTCAACAACCACATTTTGTTAACCCAGAAGATCCTTTTATTGAGAAATTATTGACAGCATACCGTAATCAAACTGGAGACATGCGCCCATCATTTACGATTGGAGGCGGAACATACGCGCGTAATCTCGATAAAGGTGTTGCTTTTGGAGCTATGTTTGAAGATTCTGTTGATTTAATGCATCAAAAGAATGAATATATTACTAAAAAACAATTATTTAATGCAACGAGCATTTATTTAGAAGCTATATATGCAGTTTGTGTGGAGGGATAG
- a CDS encoding YtxH domain-containing protein, translating into MAKSNNFLRAVIGIGTAVAAVVLSKKQNRDKLKEEYHKYKEDPESYKQRAQEKASQITDVANEEINKVKKDPKAYVNEVKQDPKTFITNKKEAILNANESHQTGERESTFDAEGGGDPSNNLHPST; encoded by the coding sequence ATGGCAAAATCAAACAATTTTTTAAGAGCTGTAATCGGGATTGGAACTGCAGTTGCAGCGGTAGTCCTTTCAAAAAAGCAAAATAGAGACAAGTTAAAAGAAGAATATCATAAATACAAAGAAGATCCAGAATCATATAAACAACGAGCTCAAGAAAAGGCATCTCAAATTACGGATGTCGCTAATGAAGAGATTAATAAAGTAAAAAAAGATCCGAAAGCTTATGTTAATGAGGTCAAGCAAGATCCGAAAACGTTTATAACAAATAAAAAAGAAGCGATTTTAAATGCTAATGAATCACATCAAACTGGAGAAAGGGAATCTACATTTGATGCTGAAGGCGGTGGTGATCCTTCTAACAATCTACACCCTTCAACATAA
- a CDS encoding pseudouridine synthase → MRIDKFLAQMGYGSRNEIKNSIKKGHVSINGNKIKSAKSHIDPNQDMVYFMNERVQYEPYVYIMMNKPQGVISATEDDVHQTVIDLITEYRHLHLFPVGRLDKDTEGLLLITNDGQFNHRIMNPNQKVPKTYYVQAKHDLVEQNRAYFQEGVQLKDSICKPASLEILTNPKEALVKIEEGKYHQIKRMFHKIDNEVLFLKRIAIGSLQLDDNLKPGTYRKLTPEELQLFL, encoded by the coding sequence ATGCGTATTGATAAATTTTTAGCTCAGATGGGTTATGGTTCTCGAAATGAGATTAAAAATAGTATCAAAAAGGGGCATGTATCTATTAATGGCAACAAAATAAAAAGTGCAAAATCCCATATCGACCCTAATCAGGATATGGTGTACTTTATGAATGAACGTGTGCAGTATGAACCGTATGTATATATTATGATGAATAAACCTCAAGGGGTTATCTCTGCAACTGAGGATGATGTTCATCAGACTGTAATAGATCTTATCACCGAATATCGTCACCTTCATTTATTTCCTGTTGGGCGACTTGATAAAGATACTGAAGGATTGTTGTTAATTACTAACGATGGACAGTTTAATCATCGCATTATGAATCCAAATCAAAAAGTGCCTAAAACATATTACGTACAAGCAAAACACGATTTAGTTGAACAAAATCGTGCTTATTTTCAAGAAGGTGTGCAATTAAAAGATAGTATATGTAAACCGGCTTCTCTTGAAATTTTAACAAATCCAAAAGAAGCGTTGGTTAAAATAGAAGAAGGAAAATACCATCAAATCAAGCGAATGTTTCATAAGATTGACAATGAAGTCCTTTTTCTAAAACGAATTGCGATTGGATCGCTTCAATTAGATGATAACTTAAAACCAGGCACGTATCGAAAACTAACGCCAGAAGAGTTACAACTATTTTTATAA
- a CDS encoding putative polysaccharide biosynthesis protein: MSDNKELVRGTFLLTFSILITKILGIIYIIPFYRIIGGADHLAPFNYAYGPYNIAIAVATAGVPLAASKYVARYNAMGAYRVSQKLYRSSFIVMSITGVLGFIVLYILSPSIASVTIANNTDQDAGWTVEQITSIIRTISFVVIFIPVLATWRGVFQGYQSMGPTALSEVTEQIARILFILIGSYLVLNVFDGSILFANGIATFGAAIGAITGILTLWWYWIKRRKGINKMVESDHTGIDVSYQTMYKEIISYSIPFVIVSLHFPLIMIIDQLTHNNALGMAGVAVRLQDSLFTMLNMTTNKIVMIPTSLAAGFAISLIPFITKTYEKGNFKEMHRQIRTALGVLMFITVPASLGIMALAVPLYTVFYEYSFEGSRLLFIYAPVAVLISLFSVTASMLQGINKQKLTVFIVLGSIIVKLILNFPLIIAFQTAGAIVSTAIALCIAILCNMIILKKYAHFHFRETFYDISKILIYSFVMMIVVECTVLLMRLFVSPTSQWGALMMTIVCAFIGAVVYGVIVMKTQLADKYLGAIPNKIRNKVGFL, encoded by the coding sequence ATGAGTGATAATAAGGAATTAGTAAGAGGGACCTTTTTATTAACATTTAGTATTCTAATTACTAAGATTTTAGGAATTATTTATATTATTCCTTTTTACCGAATTATAGGTGGTGCTGATCATTTAGCACCATTTAACTACGCGTATGGCCCGTATAATATTGCGATTGCTGTTGCTACAGCTGGTGTGCCACTAGCAGCATCTAAATATGTTGCGAGGTACAATGCGATGGGGGCATATCGAGTTAGTCAAAAGTTATACCGCTCTAGCTTCATAGTGATGAGTATTACAGGTGTTTTAGGATTTATAGTTTTGTATATCCTTTCACCTTCAATTGCTTCTGTAACGATTGCAAATAACACTGATCAAGATGCAGGTTGGACTGTTGAGCAAATTACGTCAATTATACGTACAATTAGTTTTGTTGTTATTTTTATACCCGTTTTAGCTACTTGGAGAGGTGTTTTTCAAGGCTATCAGTCAATGGGACCAACAGCATTATCAGAAGTGACAGAACAAATTGCACGTATATTATTTATATTAATAGGTAGTTATTTAGTCCTGAATGTATTTGATGGCAGTATATTATTTGCGAATGGTATTGCTACATTTGGTGCTGCTATTGGGGCTATTACAGGGATTTTAACGTTATGGTGGTATTGGATTAAACGCCGTAAAGGGATTAACAAAATGGTAGAATCTGACCATACAGGCATTGATGTCTCTTATCAAACAATGTATAAAGAAATTATTTCATATAGTATTCCATTTGTAATTGTCAGTTTGCATTTTCCGTTAATCATGATTATTGACCAATTAACGCACAATAATGCACTTGGAATGGCTGGCGTAGCAGTAAGGTTACAAGATAGTTTATTTACCATGTTAAATATGACAACTAATAAAATTGTTATGATTCCTACATCATTAGCTGCAGGGTTTGCGATTAGTTTAATTCCATTTATCACTAAGACGTATGAAAAAGGTAATTTTAAGGAAATGCATCGCCAAATAAGAACCGCATTAGGTGTTCTTATGTTTATTACAGTACCAGCAAGCTTAGGGATTATGGCATTGGCTGTACCATTGTATACCGTTTTTTATGAATATAGTTTTGAAGGTAGTCGTTTGCTATTTATTTATGCACCAGTTGCAGTGCTTATCTCATTATTTAGCGTAACTGCTTCAATGTTACAAGGTATTAATAAACAGAAACTCACTGTATTTATTGTGCTTGGTTCCATAATAGTAAAATTAATTTTAAACTTTCCGCTTATTATTGCTTTTCAAACAGCAGGTGCAATTGTAAGTACAGCGATTGCTTTATGTATCGCAATCTTATGTAATATGATAATTCTGAAAAAGTACGCACATTTTCACTTTAGAGAAACGTTTTATGACATTAGTAAAATATTAATCTATAGCTTTGTGATGATGATCGTTGTAGAATGCACTGTGTTATTGATGAGATTGTTCGTTTCTCCTACAAGCCAGTGGGGAGCTTTAATGATGACAATCGTTTGTGCGTTTATTGGAGCGGTTGTTTATGGTGTTATAGTCATGAAAACGCAATTAGCAGATAAATACTTAGGTGCTATACCGAATAAGATACGAAATAAGGTTGGGTTTTTATAA
- a CDS encoding NAD(P)/FAD-dependent oxidoreductase — MLFQTIVIGGGPSGIMAAISASQQGQQVLLLEKKKGLGRKLKISGGGRCNVTNRLPHSEIIKNIPGNGKFMYSPFSLFDNESIIAFFQNRGLQLKEEDHGRMFPITDQSQDVLDVLIKELKKNHVIIHEETKVTKVQSSDSNFTVTLESGKQFHAKSVIIATGGTSVPQTGSTGDGYHFAKSLGHQITELFPTEVPIKSSEPFIKQQILKGLSLKNVSLSVLKKNGKKRITHTMDMIFTHFGISGPAALRCSQFIYKEQQSQKKQTITMQLDVFPDLTEDMLKQHIVKRLKEDPDKIIKNSLKGLIEERYLHFMIQESQINLDTTYHHLSTQNISDLVRMLKGFTFTVNGTLSLEKAFVTGGGVSIKEVVPTTMESKITPGLFLCGEVLDIHGYTGGYNITCALVTGYVAGYYAGLT; from the coding sequence ATGCTATTTCAAACCATAGTCATCGGTGGTGGACCTAGCGGCATAATGGCAGCTATTTCTGCAAGTCAGCAAGGACAACAGGTTTTATTGTTAGAAAAGAAAAAGGGATTAGGTCGAAAACTTAAAATTTCAGGAGGTGGACGTTGTAATGTGACCAATCGTTTACCTCATTCTGAAATTATCAAAAACATTCCAGGTAATGGAAAATTTATGTATAGTCCCTTTTCTTTGTTTGACAATGAATCCATTATTGCATTTTTTCAAAATCGTGGATTACAACTTAAAGAAGAAGATCATGGTCGAATGTTCCCTATTACAGACCAATCTCAAGATGTTCTTGATGTCTTAATAAAAGAATTAAAAAAGAATCATGTCATTATTCATGAAGAAACAAAAGTAACTAAAGTTCAAAGCAGTGATTCTAATTTTACTGTTACTTTAGAATCTGGTAAGCAATTTCATGCTAAATCCGTCATCATTGCGACTGGAGGCACTAGCGTCCCACAAACTGGTTCAACAGGTGATGGATATCATTTTGCAAAATCATTAGGTCATCAAATAACTGAATTGTTCCCAACTGAAGTACCTATCAAATCAAGTGAACCTTTTATAAAACAACAAATACTAAAGGGGTTAAGTTTAAAAAATGTCAGTTTATCTGTTCTTAAAAAGAATGGTAAAAAGAGAATCACTCATACAATGGACATGATATTCACCCATTTCGGTATAAGTGGGCCCGCCGCATTGAGATGTAGCCAATTTATATACAAGGAACAACAAAGCCAAAAGAAACAAACTATAACTATGCAACTAGATGTTTTCCCAGATTTGACTGAAGATATGCTAAAACAGCACATTGTAAAACGTTTAAAAGAAGACCCCGATAAAATTATTAAAAATAGCTTAAAAGGGCTAATTGAAGAGCGTTACTTACATTTTATGATTCAGGAGAGTCAAATCAATTTAGACACAACTTATCATCATTTGAGCACACAAAATATTTCTGATTTAGTTAGAATGCTTAAAGGGTTTACTTTTACTGTGAATGGCACTTTATCATTAGAAAAAGCATTTGTCACTGGCGGTGGTGTATCCATCAAAGAAGTCGTGCCAACAACCATGGAGTCAAAAATCACGCCTGGCTTATTCTTATGCGGAGAAGTTTTAGATATACATGGTTATACAGGTGGCTATAACATTACCTGTGCGCTAGTTACTGGTTATGTGGCAGGTTATTACGCCGGATTAACTTAA
- a CDS encoding rhodanese-like domain-containing protein, protein MKSITTDELKSMILSTEPVNIIDVREDEEVAMGMIPDAKHIPMNDIPNHLKDFSSNQTYYIVCAGGVRSANVVNFLNHHDIDAVNVEGGMKAFGDEGLEYKGV, encoded by the coding sequence ATGAAATCAATAACAACAGATGAATTAAAATCTATGATTCTGAGTACGGAACCTGTAAATATCATTGATGTGCGTGAAGATGAAGAAGTTGCAATGGGTATGATTCCTGATGCTAAGCATATTCCGATGAATGATATCCCAAATCATTTGAAAGATTTTAGTTCTAATCAAACGTATTACATTGTTTGTGCAGGCGGCGTTAGAAGTGCCAACGTTGTAAATTTCCTTAATCATCATGATATTGATGCAGTAAATGTAGAAGGCGGTATGAAAGCGTTTGGTGATGAGGGATTAGAGTACAAAGGTGTTTAA